The Vibrio crassostreae genomic interval GGCGTCTTTATCCTTATTAACCCTAAAATCAATATTCTCTAATTTATTTGGTAAGCTCTCTGCGTAACTAAATACGCTAAAAACCAACATCACAGACACCATCAAGCCTTTCAGCCCTTTGTTCATTAACTCACTTATTCCTTTAATCATATTTACATCTCATATCCACATCATGTGACATTGGTTTACTTCAGAGCCAGCCTAACGTTGCGCTTATGCCAACAACCTAAGCCATCTGGAAGAGTTTCATTAATCTGAACGTACTGGCTGGTCACCTTAGTAACTCGGCCATTGTTTAGGCCGATAAACTGGCCTTTCTTGACGTTTACCACGTTGCCTTTCGGTGTTTGCACTAGCCCAAACACACTTGAACCACTGCCCATTACACCTCTTAAACGAAGCTTACTCAGCGGGTACTTCTCTAACTTTCCGTTACGAGAGCGAGCGCTAGGTTGCCAACAGTCTTTCTTAACCAAAGGCTGGTTTTGCACAATGGCTTCTTTAGGAAGTTCAAAGGGAGGACTAAAGGCTCGGCGCTGATAAGTCGCCGCCGTGAATTCAGTTGCTGGGACAAGTTGCTCGACATCTTTTCTCGCCTTAGTTTCAACCTGTGCCACGAAGTCTGGGAGTGAATCCTGATTTGCTTTGCAGCCTGACAGTGCAAGCAGCAACACGATTGAGTAAAGCGCGCTATTGGGTTTCATCATTGACCTCCGATTTAAACTGGTAGGTATAAGCTCGAACCCTAAAGTGCAGAGTGCTACTTTCTTGGCTAACTCGCTGCCAGTTCACATCATCAAAGCTAATGATGCGCGGCAGCTTAGCGATGGCAGCCGAAAAGTCACCAATCTCATGGTAGTCACCCGTCAGCTCGATATTGAGCGGTAAACGATAGAGAAACTCCTTGTTCTGTTTTTGTCCCCAATCGATTCGAGTAAAGGTCAGCGAATTATCCAAGCCGAGTTCATTCACAGACGCCAACATACTGGCTAGCTCTTTTTGAACAGGCAGCTGCTCTAACAGGTAATCGTAGCGACTGGTTAGTTCATCCAGCTGACTCTGCAATTTAGGCAAGGCTGCAACCTTATTGGCCTTAATTCGCAAGGTCGTCTTTAAGGTTTGTTCTTGTTGCTTCATCTGTTGCAGTTCATCGTCGAGTGGCAACACATAAAGCCAAGTGCCTACACCTTGGATTAACACTATCAACACCAGAATCACGAGAAGCTGAGGCAGCAATGGCCACTCGGTGATCTCATCAACATCGAGATCTTGCAAGCTCATTCTATTTTGAAGGTTAGCCATGATGCGTCTCCTTCTCTTTTCTGCTCGCGGTTGTGTTTTCTAAAGAGACAGGGCTAAACACAAAAGAGACCTTGAAGGTCTGAAATTCTTTATTGAAGCGTTTGCGGTTATGAACGATAGAGTGCATCTCGACCCCTTCCAGGGAATCTGAGCGCTCTAAGTTGTCCAACATAGTCGCAAGACGAGCGGTACTGTCACTGATGCCCGACATCTCAATCTCCTGACCATTCATCTTTATCTTGTCGACATACACGCCCTCAGGAATCAGCTCTGGCATCAGGTTCATGAAGTCGGTGGTTTTGTTGCGGCCAAGCTGCAAAGACTCCACCACATCAAGTCGAGTGAGAATGGCTTTGTGCTCTTGTTCGGCGACTTTTAATGACTGAATTTGTCGGTCGAGCTCAGCGATGTATTGATTAAGATAATTGAGGCGCGCTTGCTGCCTGGCTTGTTGGTCATAAAAGTAGTTACCGACCACCCATTGCCCACCAAGCGCAAACATGACGCCAAGAATAACTAAATGAACAAAACGCTTTTTATGCTGAGCACGAATCTCATCACGCCACGGCAGCAGGTTAATTTGATGCAACATGCTTTTCTCCCTGCCACTTGAGTCCACTCATCGCCATACCCGCGGCAATACCAAAGTGTTGCCAGTCCATTGGCAGTCGACGTCTCTTGGCGACCTTGTTATCAAACAGAGACAAAGGATTCAATGACTCACAGCTCAGCTGAAAATGGCGCTCTAACTCTTCGGTTACCATTGGGATGCTCGCACCCTCACCCATCAGCCAGATCCCAGAGATAGGTTGCTGCGCATTTCCCGATGAATAGAGCTGTAATTGGCGCTTGAGCTTCTCAATCAAATGAACAATGAATTGATGGGTATCTTCAGCCGTGCCGAACACACCTTCTATATCACTTGGGTTATCCGTGCTGCGAAGAGCTTGAGTACCAAAAGCGATGTCTTTATAGAAAGGCGCTGAATTCTGCGGGATAACTCCTAACGACGTTTGGTCGATTCCAACATCCACCAGCAGCCAGTTATTCTTATCGGGATACAAGCGCGAAGCTAATTGCCAGATGTTTAGCAGCCCATGTGCCTGTGTATCTACCACCACAGGTTTAAAACCAGCCTTAGTTAATGCATCCGCTCGGCTATCGACGACTTCCTTACGAGTGGCGTATACCTGATAACTGCTTGTCGAACCTTTACCAAATCGTTTGTCTTCCAGCTTTACAAAATCTAAACTCAGCTCCTCGATAGGAAAGGGAGATTGATGGGCGAAGGTTTGATAGATAGAAAACTCTTTTTCTCTGTCTTCTAACTCACTCTCTATTTGTAGTACTTTGCTGATCACAGTGTTATCAGGTACCGAAATGGCGACGTTGCGACAACCAAAAGGCAGTCCTTTCCTAAGTTCTTTAAGTTTCTTAACAGTTTTCTGATACTCCAAAGTATGGTTAGCTGTAAAAATGTCGTCCGAAATCGGCAGCTCTTTGTATCCCACTAGGGCATACAACTCCCCCACGGGTTTTAGTACCACGGCTTTGATGCTGTGATGATTTATATCTATACCTGTAATTAATGATGAACCCATGTGACCTAGCTCCTGAAGTGCCAAGCATTTCGTTGATTATCTAGGGGTTGTGATTATTAGTTAAATAAGCGTTAATAAACGAAAGCTAAGTTTTTAGCCTAGAGTACAAGGGTTTGCTGCTTATCAGCCTTAACTAATCAGGGATTATCCGGTGAAGTTCATAAAGCGATTATTCATATTTACATTGATTTGCATGATTCTTGGAGTCAGTACAATTTTCGGGTTTTATTATTACGTAAAACCAGAGTTGCCTGATGTTGCCACTTTGCGCGACGTAGAACTCCAAACGCCGATGCAAGTCTTCAGTCAAGACGGTAAGTTGATCTCTCAATTTGGCGAAAAGCGTCGTAACCCGGTGACTTATGACGAGATTCCTCGCCACTTAGTTGAGGCTCTGATTGCCACCGAAGATAGCCGTTTCTATGAGCACCCTGGTATTGACCCAATCGGTATCACACGTGCAGCACTCGTGGTTGCTATGTCGGGTTCAGCAAAACAAGGGGCGAGTACCATTACTCAGCAGCTTGCGCGTAACTTCTTCTTATCTAATGAGAAAAAGATTATGCGTAAGATCAAAGAGATCTTCATTGCGATCCACATTGAGCAACTGCTTAGTAAAGAAGAGATCATGGAGCTTTACGTAAACAAGATCTTCCTTGGTCACCGTTCGTATGGTTTTGGCGCTGCAGCACGTGTTTACTTCGGTAAGGATCTTCCTGATCTAACGCTGAGTGAAATTGCGACACTTGCGGGTATGCCAAAAGCACCTTCGACAATGAATCCTATTTACTCTGTTGAGCGCGCGACTAACCGTCGTAACGTCGTATTGCGTCGTATGTTAGACGAGCAATACATCACTCAAGCAGAGTTCGATGACGCTCGTAGCGAAAAACTTATCTCGAAATACCACGGTGCAGAGATCGAACTGAGCGCGCCGTATGTTGCAGAAGTTGCACGTGCTTGGATGGTGGAACGCTACGGTGAAGAAGCTTATACATCAGGCATGAAGGTCTACACGACTGTTGATTCGAAACTGCAAAAAGCAGCGAACCAAGCCGCAATTAAGAACCTACTTGGCTACGATGAGCGTCATGGCTACCGTGGTGCTGAAAAAGTATTGTGGCAGACTGCGCAATCAGCGTGGGATCAAGAACAAATCGTTAAACACCTTAAGTCTCAACCAACCTATGGTGACCTAGTCCCTGCTGTTGTTACCGCAGTTGATTCGAAAAGTGCGCAAATTTGGGTTAAGAACCAAGGTGAAGGCACAATCGAATGGCAAGGTATGAACTGGGCGCGTAAATTCCTAACGGATAACCGCCAAGGACCAGCGCCTTCTCAAGCAAAAGAGATTCTAGCTGTTGGTGAACAAATCTGGGTTCGCCATGAAGCCGTTACAGGCGATGAAGTCTCTGAAGAGCCGACAGAAGAGTCAGCGACTGCAGAATCAGAAACACCAGTTGTATGGCGACTTAGCCAAGTACCTAATGCGAACACCGCATTTGTTGCAATGAACCCGAACAACGGCGCGGTATTGTCGATGGTGGGTGGCTTTAACTTTGTTCACAACAAGTTCAACCGTGCAACGCAATCTATTCGTCAGGTGGGTTCTGGTATCAAACCATTTATCTACTCAGCAGCGATTGAGAAAGGCTTAACGCTAGCCTCACTGATCAATGATGCCCCGATTAACCAATGGGATAAGAGCCAAGGTACGGCATGGCGACCAAAGAACTCGCCACCGACTTATGTGGGTCCAACTCGTCTACGTATTGGCTTAGCTCAGTCTAAAAACGTAATGGCGGTACGTGTACTACGCGAAGTAGGCCTGGATGATACTCGTAACTACCTTACTCGATTTGGTTTTGATATTGACGAAGTACCGCGCTCTGAAACCATTGCGCTAGGTGCTGGTAGCTTAACGCCAATGAAAGTAGCGCAAGGTTACTCGGTATTCGCTAACGGTGGTTACTACGTTGAACCTTTCTACATCAGCCGCGTTGAGACTCCATTTGGCGAGACTGAGTTTGAAGCGACACCAAAAGTCGTCTGTAAAGAAGATTGCAAACAGACCATCACAGCCGATCCAATGGCGGATGAGTTTGCAGAGCAAGACGTGGATGCGAAAGTTCAATACGCACCTCAAGTTATCTCTGAGCAGAACGCATTCCTAGTTCGTGAAATGATGTACAGCAACATCTGGGGCGGCGGTGATTGGAGTGCAGGTACAGGTTGGAACGGTACAGGTTGGCGTGCACAACCACTGAAACGTCGTGACATTGGCGGCAAAACGGGTACCACCAATGACTCGAAAGATACTTGGTACAGCGGCTACGGCCCTGGCATGGTTGCAACGGTATGGGTTGGTTTTGATAACCACAACCGCAACCTAGGCAGAACCAAAGCGAACTCAAACCTTGGTAAGAACCAAATTACGGGTGCAGAAGCTGGCGCGAAAACAGCAGAACCTGCATGGGTTGATTTCATGGGTACTGCGTTAGCGGGTGTTCCTGCTGAACGTAAAGAGATTCCGGAGAACATCGTTCGTGTTCGTATCGACCGTGAAACTGGCTTATTGACTAATAAGTTCGATAGCTCATCAATGTTCGAGTACTTCGAGAAAGGCACTGAGCCAACCGAGTACATCACAGAACGTTTCAATGACGACATCTACTCAACCTCATCAGGTGAAGCAGTAGAAGAGCTGTTCTAGCTAGGGTTTGTTGAACCTAGTAAGTTGAACCAACAAAAAGGGTTGATATGAATTCACATCAACCCTTTTTTTATATCTATACCTTACCAGCTTGGGCTCTGAGATCGAGTGTTAAGCTGTTTTCGCCAGTTGAGTTCGGATAGTCTCAGCCAATTGCTCGAAACGTCCCTTCAATGGAGAACCCGGACGGTAAGCCACGACAATTCTACGTGAAGGCGTTGGATTCACCGCAGGTACGTAACACACACCATCTTTCTGCTTCTCTTTCGGCACCGATAGCTGAGGAAGCAAGGTAATACCCGCCCCCGCCGCAACCATGTTACGCAGCGTTTCTAAGCTAGTCGCCTTAAAGCGCTCATCATCTTTGGCGCCCGCAGCAAAACAGAAACCCAAGGCTTGGTCTCTTAAACAGTGGCCGTCACCTAGCGCCAGTACGGTCTGTCCATTTAGCTGCAGCATATCGACCGTGTCTTGCTGAGCCCACTCATGGTCACATGGAACGGCAACACTTAATGGCTCGTCATACACATCAATCTCTTTGAACACCGCGGTTTCATCAACTGCAGCCAATACCAAGCAATCGAGCTTGCCATCTTCAAGCTGACTCACTAGCTGATGGGTCTGAGCTTCATGCAAGTAAAGCTCAAGATCTGGGAAGCTCTCTTTAAGATGAGGAACAATCTTAGGCAAGATGTAAGGACCCACGGTTGGAATAAAACCAATGTGCATTGGCCCCGTCATCGCCTCACCGTGGCCACTCGCCATATCTTTAAAAGTTTTCACTTCATTGAGAATACGCTTGGCTTGTTCAACAAGTTGTAACCCTGATTCTGTAAATATCACCTTCCTTGGACTACGCTCGGTTAACTGAAGTCCAATTTCATCTTCCAGCTTGCGTATTTGACCGCTTAGTGTCGGCTGACTGACAAAGCACGCTTCTGCCGCTTTTCGGAAGTGTTTATGCTCTGCGAGCGCCACCAAGTATTCAAAGTCACGAATGTTCATGATCAGTCTCTTACCTCAGGTTTTAATAAGAACAAGGGTTCTAACAAAAACATTTAAAAGAAAAACACTCTTGATAGAATTTACCTATCAAAACCATAACATCAAACGATTAGAGCTATCAAAGGATTTATCTAATAATGGGCTCAACGAAACGAAACAGAGCGAAGAAAAACGTTAAGCTCTGATAGAACAAAATTAAAAATACTATTTAAGGAAATCAATATGTTTGCATCTAAAGAAGGTCAATCAATCCCTCAAGTAACATTCCCAACTCGCCAAGGTGATGCATGGGTTAACGTAACGACTGAAGAGCTATTCAAAGACAAAACAGTTATCGTATTCAGCCTACCAGGCGCGTTTACGCCAACATGTTCTTCAAGCCACCTACCTCGTTACAACGAGCTACACTCTGTATTCAAAGAAAACGGTGTTGATGACATTCTGTGTGTTTCAGTAAACGACACATTCGTAATGAACGCTTGGAAAGCAGACCAAGAAGCAGAAAACATCACATTCATCCCAGATGGTAACGGTGATTTCACAGACGGCATGGGCATGCTAGTTGAGAAAAACGACATCGGCTTCGGCAAACGTTCATGGCGCTACAGCATGCTGGTTAAAAACGGCGTGGTAGAAAAAATGTTCATCGAAGAAGACGTACCAGGCGACCCGTTCAAGGTTTCTGATGCTGATACTATGCTTAACTACCTTGCTCCTGAGCACAAAGAGCAAGAGTCAATCACAGTATTCACTAAGCCAGGTTGTCCTTTCTGTATGAAAGCGAAGCAGAACCTAATCGACAAAGGTCTAAACTACGAAGAAGTCGTTCTAGGTAAAGATGCAACAACAGTAAGCCTACGTGCAATCTCTGGTCGCACTACTGTTCCTCAAGTATTCATCGGTGGTAAACACATCGGTGGCAGCGAAGAACTAGAAGCTTTCCTAGGTTAATCACTTAGTCGCTAGTAAACGCTTAGTAAATAAATAGCAGTAATACCAGCTAACCCACCCTCTTGTGGGTTAGCTATTCCAAACACTCTTATCTGAGTTTTGGAAAAAGAATATAGCCTGTGGCTCGCCTACTTTGAACTAACCTATAGTTAGTAACAAAAAGCAGAACCACAAGCTAAACCTAATAAAACAGAATCACAAAACTGCCCCGTTATCCTGACTCTCAAACAATCACCAGAGTTGGAGGGGTTCGTTCAAACTAAATTCAGCCATTGCGAGAAAATTATTATGAAACAAGTCAATGTAGATGTAGCAGTTATCGGGGGCGGTACGGCAGGTCTAGGTTCTTACCGCACTGCAAAAGCACACACTGACAGTGTCGTGATGATTGAAGGCGGCCCTTACGGTACTACCTGTGCTCGCGTTGGTTGTATGCCATCTAAACTGCTTATTGCAGCTGCAGAAAGCGTACACCAAATCGAGAAAGCTCCGGCTTTTGGCGTTCACCCACAAGGTGATATCGTGATTAACGGCCGTGAAGTGATGGACCGAGTGAAGTTTGAACGTGACCGTTT includes:
- a CDS encoding pilus assembly protein PilP, with translation MKPNSALYSIVLLLALSGCKANQDSLPDFVAQVETKARKDVEQLVPATEFTAATYQRRAFSPPFELPKEAIVQNQPLVKKDCWQPSARSRNGKLEKYPLSKLRLRGVMGSGSSVFGLVQTPKGNVVNVKKGQFIGLNNGRVTKVTSQYVQINETLPDGLGCWHKRNVRLALK
- a CDS encoding type IV pilus inner membrane component PilO; translated protein: MANLQNRMSLQDLDVDEITEWPLLPQLLVILVLIVLIQGVGTWLYVLPLDDELQQMKQQEQTLKTTLRIKANKVAALPKLQSQLDELTSRYDYLLEQLPVQKELASMLASVNELGLDNSLTFTRIDWGQKQNKEFLYRLPLNIELTGDYHEIGDFSAAIAKLPRIISFDDVNWQRVSQESSTLHFRVRAYTYQFKSEVNDETQ
- a CDS encoding PilN domain-containing protein, whose amino-acid sequence is MLHQINLLPWRDEIRAQHKKRFVHLVILGVMFALGGQWVVGNYFYDQQARQQARLNYLNQYIAELDRQIQSLKVAEQEHKAILTRLDVVESLQLGRNKTTDFMNLMPELIPEGVYVDKIKMNGQEIEMSGISDSTARLATMLDNLERSDSLEGVEMHSIVHNRKRFNKEFQTFKVSFVFSPVSLENTTASRKEKETHHG
- the pilM gene encoding type IV pilus assembly protein PilM, whose protein sequence is MGSSLITGIDINHHSIKAVVLKPVGELYALVGYKELPISDDIFTANHTLEYQKTVKKLKELRKGLPFGCRNVAISVPDNTVISKVLQIESELEDREKEFSIYQTFAHQSPFPIEELSLDFVKLEDKRFGKGSTSSYQVYATRKEVVDSRADALTKAGFKPVVVDTQAHGLLNIWQLASRLYPDKNNWLLVDVGIDQTSLGVIPQNSAPFYKDIAFGTQALRSTDNPSDIEGVFGTAEDTHQFIVHLIEKLKRQLQLYSSGNAQQPISGIWLMGEGASIPMVTEELERHFQLSCESLNPLSLFDNKVAKRRRLPMDWQHFGIAAGMAMSGLKWQGEKHVASN
- a CDS encoding penicillin-binding protein 1A — encoded protein: MKFIKRLFIFTLICMILGVSTIFGFYYYVKPELPDVATLRDVELQTPMQVFSQDGKLISQFGEKRRNPVTYDEIPRHLVEALIATEDSRFYEHPGIDPIGITRAALVVAMSGSAKQGASTITQQLARNFFLSNEKKIMRKIKEIFIAIHIEQLLSKEEIMELYVNKIFLGHRSYGFGAAARVYFGKDLPDLTLSEIATLAGMPKAPSTMNPIYSVERATNRRNVVLRRMLDEQYITQAEFDDARSEKLISKYHGAEIELSAPYVAEVARAWMVERYGEEAYTSGMKVYTTVDSKLQKAANQAAIKNLLGYDERHGYRGAEKVLWQTAQSAWDQEQIVKHLKSQPTYGDLVPAVVTAVDSKSAQIWVKNQGEGTIEWQGMNWARKFLTDNRQGPAPSQAKEILAVGEQIWVRHEAVTGDEVSEEPTEESATAESETPVVWRLSQVPNANTAFVAMNPNNGAVLSMVGGFNFVHNKFNRATQSIRQVGSGIKPFIYSAAIEKGLTLASLINDAPINQWDKSQGTAWRPKNSPPTYVGPTRLRIGLAQSKNVMAVRVLREVGLDDTRNYLTRFGFDIDEVPRSETIALGAGSLTPMKVAQGYSVFANGGYYVEPFYISRVETPFGETEFEATPKVVCKEDCKQTITADPMADEFAEQDVDAKVQYAPQVISEQNAFLVREMMYSNIWGGGDWSAGTGWNGTGWRAQPLKRRDIGGKTGTTNDSKDTWYSGYGPGMVATVWVGFDNHNRNLGRTKANSNLGKNQITGAEAGAKTAEPAWVDFMGTALAGVPAERKEIPENIVRVRIDRETGLLTNKFDSSSMFEYFEKGTEPTEYITERFNDDIYSTSSGEAVEELF
- the oxyR gene encoding DNA-binding transcriptional regulator OxyR; its protein translation is MNIRDFEYLVALAEHKHFRKAAEACFVSQPTLSGQIRKLEDEIGLQLTERSPRKVIFTESGLQLVEQAKRILNEVKTFKDMASGHGEAMTGPMHIGFIPTVGPYILPKIVPHLKESFPDLELYLHEAQTHQLVSQLEDGKLDCLVLAAVDETAVFKEIDVYDEPLSVAVPCDHEWAQQDTVDMLQLNGQTVLALGDGHCLRDQALGFCFAAGAKDDERFKATSLETLRNMVAAGAGITLLPQLSVPKEKQKDGVCYVPAVNPTPSRRIVVAYRPGSPLKGRFEQLAETIRTQLAKTA
- a CDS encoding glutathione peroxidase, with protein sequence MFASKEGQSIPQVTFPTRQGDAWVNVTTEELFKDKTVIVFSLPGAFTPTCSSSHLPRYNELHSVFKENGVDDILCVSVNDTFVMNAWKADQEAENITFIPDGNGDFTDGMGMLVEKNDIGFGKRSWRYSMLVKNGVVEKMFIEEDVPGDPFKVSDADTMLNYLAPEHKEQESITVFTKPGCPFCMKAKQNLIDKGLNYEEVVLGKDATTVSLRAISGRTTVPQVFIGGKHIGGSEELEAFLG